One segment of Dolichospermum sp. DET69 DNA contains the following:
- a CDS encoding NADH-quinone oxidoreductase subunit J gives MNLAEGVQSVSFGILAVMMIGAALGVVLFSNIVYSAFLLGGVFISMAGLYLLLNGDFVASAQILIYVGAINVLILFAIMLVNKRQDFSPLPNAGIRKVFTALVSFGLFALLSTMVIATPWAYTTNPVVNQNSIVVIGEHFFSDFLLPFELASVLLLIAMVGAIILARREYIPDTVPTSELQQTILTLPERPKELISTGSSTDN, from the coding sequence GTGAATTTAGCTGAAGGAGTACAGTCTGTATCATTTGGCATTCTTGCTGTGATGATGATTGGGGCAGCACTAGGTGTAGTGCTATTCTCTAACATTGTCTATTCCGCCTTTTTGCTGGGAGGAGTATTCATCAGCATGGCGGGATTATACCTATTGCTAAATGGTGATTTTGTCGCATCGGCACAAATACTAATTTATGTTGGTGCAATTAACGTTTTAATTCTGTTTGCCATTATGTTGGTAAACAAAAGACAGGATTTTTCACCATTGCCTAATGCTGGAATCCGTAAAGTATTTACAGCTTTAGTCAGTTTTGGACTATTTGCTCTCTTAAGTACAATGGTGATAGCTACGCCTTGGGCTTATACAACTAATCCTGTAGTTAATCAAAATTCCATCGTTGTCATTGGGGAGCATTTCTTTAGCGACTTCTTGCTACCCTTTGAATTAGCTTCCGTCCTCTTGCTAATAGCGATGGTAGGAGCAATTATTTTGGCACGTCGTGAATATATCCCCGACACAGTACCAACCTCTGAACTACAACAAACAATTTTAACCCTACCAGAACGCCCCAAAGAACTCATATCCACTGGTAGCAGCACTGACAACTAA
- the nuoK gene encoding NADH-quinone oxidoreductase subunit NuoK, producing the protein MQLQYFLLLAAALFCIGIYGLITSRNAVRVLMSIELLLNAVNLNLMAFSNFLDSTLIKGQVFTVFVITVAAAEAAVGLAIVLTIYRNRDTVDMEQFNLLKW; encoded by the coding sequence ATGCAACTCCAATACTTTTTATTATTAGCCGCAGCTTTGTTTTGCATTGGTATTTATGGTTTAATTACCAGTCGCAACGCAGTGCGGGTACTGATGTCAATTGAGTTATTGCTAAATGCCGTTAATCTAAATTTAATGGCATTTTCCAACTTCCTTGATTCAACCTTAATTAAAGGTCAGGTTTTCACAGTTTTCGTGATTACCGTGGCAGCGGCAGAAGCAGCAGTAGGTTTAGCAATCGTTCTGACTATTTATCGCAACCGCGATACTGTCGATATGGAGCAGTTTAATCTTCTGAAATGGTAA
- a CDS encoding NAD(+) kinase, whose protein sequence is MQLKQVIIAYKARDPQSKRWAELCAKQLENRHCQVLMGPSGPKDNPYPVFLASANQPIDLALVLGGDGTVLTSARHLAPAGIPILGVNVGGHLGFLTESVDEFQDPEIVWDRLLEDRYAIQRRMMLQAAVYDGTGSNLEPVTESYLALNEFCVKPASADRMITSILEMEIDGEIVDQYVGDGLIISTPTGSTGYTVSANGPIIHDGMETITITPICPMSLSSRPLVLPPGSVVSIWPLGDYDLSTKLWMDGVLSTSIWPGHRVDVRMADCRAKFIVLRANNSYYQTLREKLLWAGTRVRYNNNHRS, encoded by the coding sequence GTGCAACTTAAGCAGGTAATCATCGCTTACAAAGCGCGAGATCCCCAGAGTAAACGCTGGGCTGAACTCTGTGCTAAACAACTAGAAAATCGTCATTGCCAAGTATTGATGGGACCTAGTGGGCCAAAAGATAACCCCTATCCGGTTTTTTTGGCCTCTGCTAATCAACCAATTGATCTAGCTTTGGTACTCGGTGGTGATGGTACTGTCTTAACCAGTGCTAGACATTTAGCCCCAGCAGGCATCCCCATTCTTGGAGTGAATGTGGGAGGCCATTTGGGGTTTTTAACTGAATCAGTAGACGAGTTTCAAGATCCAGAAATTGTTTGGGACAGGCTGTTAGAAGATCGTTATGCTATCCAACGCCGCATGATGTTACAAGCAGCGGTATATGATGGGACTGGCTCAAATTTAGAACCTGTGACGGAAAGTTACTTGGCTTTAAATGAGTTTTGTGTCAAACCCGCTTCTGCTGACAGAATGATTACCTCAATTCTGGAAATGGAAATTGATGGTGAGATAGTTGATCAATATGTAGGAGATGGATTAATTATCTCTACTCCCACAGGTTCTACTGGTTATACAGTTTCTGCCAATGGACCAATTATCCACGATGGGATGGAAACAATTACCATCACTCCCATTTGTCCCATGAGTCTTTCTAGTCGTCCTCTGGTTTTACCCCCTGGTTCTGTGGTCAGTATTTGGCCTTTGGGGGATTATGATTTAAGTACCAAACTGTGGATGGATGGTGTGTTATCTACTTCCATTTGGCCAGGACACCGTGTTGATGTGCGAATGGCTGATTGTCGAGCTAAGTTTATTGTTTTACGCGCAAATAATTCATATTATCAAACATTGCGGGAGAAATTACTTTGGGCTGGGACAAGAGTTCGCTACAACAATAATCACCGCAGTTGA
- a CDS encoding GNAT family N-acetyltransferase — translation MELSDRYNNYQLHLSDFPTLQTDKYILRLAANAKELESIFQLRFEVFNLELGLGLSSSNIGQMDKDKFDEVCHHLLLISKNTGETIGTYRMQTYTMAAQYLGFDAADIFNLHGIPDAVLQSSVEVGRACIAKKYRNSHTLLLLWKGLANYLIWTKKQYFFGCASLLTQSHWEAACTFNYLKHNNFIHPDILVCPHAKYLIETLQNHPDKYNISIPNILQAYLNIGAKVCSLPAIDKQFKTIDFLVISNIADFTKWHHGRSQE, via the coding sequence ATGGAACTTTCTGATCGCTACAATAATTATCAACTCCATCTTTCTGATTTTCCCACTTTGCAAACTGATAAATATATCCTGCGTCTAGCTGCAAATGCCAAAGAACTAGAATCTATTTTTCAGTTGCGGTTTGAAGTGTTTAACCTCGAACTGGGTTTAGGATTATCTAGTTCTAATATTGGCCAGATGGATAAAGATAAATTTGATGAAGTTTGTCATCATTTGTTACTTATTTCTAAAAATACAGGTGAAACAATTGGTACTTATAGAATGCAAACTTATACAATGGCTGCTCAATATCTAGGATTTGATGCGGCTGATATATTTAATCTTCACGGTATTCCTGATGCTGTGCTTCAATCTTCTGTTGAGGTAGGACGAGCTTGTATAGCTAAAAAGTACCGCAATAGTCATACTTTATTGTTACTGTGGAAAGGATTAGCTAATTATTTAATTTGGACTAAAAAACAATATTTTTTTGGTTGTGCATCTTTACTTACACAATCCCATTGGGAAGCGGCTTGTACTTTTAATTATTTAAAGCACAATAATTTTATACATCCTGATATTTTAGTATGTCCTCATGCAAAATACCTAATAGAAACCTTACAAAATCATCCAGATAAATATAATATATCAATTCCTAATATTCTTCAGGCATATCTAAATATTGGTGCTAAAGTATGCAGTTTACCAGCTATTGATAAACAATTTAAAACTATTGACTTTTTAGTTATTTCTAATATTGCTGATTTTACTAAATGGCATCATGGCAGGAGTCAGGAGTAA
- a CDS encoding IS1634 family transposase → MRIYKEQQSTERGFRFIKDPLFFADSLFVKNPERVETMMMLMALCLLVYNLGQRQLRIALKTQKATVKNQLNKPTESPTLRWIFQCFQGIHILIAQGVQRILNLTKEHCRLLQFLPNACQKYYLLC, encoded by the coding sequence TTGAGAATATATAAAGAACAGCAATCAACAGAGCGAGGATTTAGATTTATCAAAGACCCGTTATTTTTTGCCGATAGTCTTTTTGTGAAAAATCCAGAAAGAGTAGAGACAATGATGATGTTAATGGCATTATGTCTTTTGGTTTATAATCTGGGACAAAGACAATTACGAATTGCATTAAAAACACAAAAAGCTACTGTTAAAAATCAACTAAATAAACCCACGGAATCTCCCACATTAAGGTGGATATTTCAATGTTTTCAGGGGATTCATATTCTGATTGCACAAGGAGTTCAGAGAATTCTTAACTTAACGAAGGAACATTGTCGCCTCTTGCAATTCCTACCGAATGCTTGTCAAAAATATTATTTATTATGTTAG
- the tnpA gene encoding IS200/IS605 family transposase: MKNDFTSKGRSVSDLKVHLVLTTKYRRKAFTGEMLVRLHVILEELLIKWDCKLVEFNGEEDHIHCLFQYHPDIELSKLVNNLKSVSSRKLRQEFSEHLAKIYWKDVFWNGSYFVASCGGVTISTLRKYIENQNQPEE; this comes from the coding sequence ATGAAAAATGATTTTACGTCCAAAGGTAGATCGGTAAGTGATTTAAAAGTGCATTTAGTTTTAACAACCAAATATAGACGGAAAGCCTTTACAGGTGAGATGTTGGTACGACTTCACGTTATTTTAGAAGAACTTTTAATTAAATGGGATTGCAAACTTGTAGAGTTTAACGGTGAAGAGGATCATATCCATTGCTTATTCCAATATCATCCTGATATAGAATTGAGTAAATTAGTTAATAATTTGAAGTCAGTTTCTTCTAGAAAGTTACGTCAGGAATTTTCAGAACATCTAGCAAAGATTTACTGGAAAGATGTTTTTTGGAACGGGTCGTATTTTGTAGCTAGTTGTGGAGGCGTTACTATATCAACATTACGCAAATACATTGAAAATCAAAATCAACCCGAAGAATAA
- the gshA gene encoding glutamate--cysteine ligase, with protein sequence MVLLKGFEIEMYTGTPQGEIVGLSDKIIANLDGFMREPDSRNVEYITQPSMNYENLLCALLRPRKELRNYLQSLDNYTLIPGSTLSLQGSNHFLRSDPTNPYHDYIEQTYGTKVVTASVHINIGISDPEILMRACRVIRMEAPLFLAMSASSPFLDGQTTGYHSTRWGLFPQTPDHVPLFASHAHHIQWVNEQLAAGAMQNVRHLWVSVRPNGDRRPYDLNRLELRICDLVTDPIALLAMTALLEARLIQIIDNPTIDPLTQSPFSPEELITLTMKNEMVAATDSLDAKLQRWQDGSSILARDWIAEIYQDVWSITKQQGFSCFLSPLQKILREGNEAQQWLQLHKVGVDIQRVMTQAILATQERETELESKLCSSIRE encoded by the coding sequence ATGGTCTTATTAAAAGGCTTTGAGATTGAGATGTACACTGGTACGCCTCAAGGTGAAATTGTGGGACTATCAGACAAAATTATTGCGAATCTAGATGGGTTTATGCGTGAGCCAGATAGTCGTAATGTGGAGTACATAACTCAACCATCCATGAATTATGAAAATCTATTATGCGCTTTGCTACGCCCACGAAAAGAGTTGCGGAATTACCTCCAAAGCTTGGATAATTATACTTTGATACCGGGTAGTACATTATCTTTGCAGGGAAGCAATCACTTTTTGCGTTCTGACCCTACCAATCCCTATCATGACTACATTGAACAAACTTATGGGACAAAAGTAGTTACTGCCAGCGTGCATATCAATATCGGTATCAGTGACCCAGAAATATTAATGCGTGCCTGTCGGGTTATCAGAATGGAAGCACCTTTATTCCTGGCCATGAGTGCCTCATCTCCTTTCTTAGATGGTCAAACTACTGGTTATCATTCCACACGCTGGGGACTATTCCCCCAAACCCCTGATCATGTCCCCTTGTTTGCTAGTCATGCCCATCATATTCAATGGGTAAATGAACAATTAGCCGCTGGAGCAATGCAAAATGTCCGGCATTTATGGGTATCAGTGCGCCCAAATGGCGATCGCCGTCCTTATGACCTAAATCGGTTAGAATTGCGAATTTGTGATTTAGTGACCGATCCTATTGCTTTATTAGCGATGACTGCTTTATTAGAAGCACGGTTAATCCAAATTATTGACAACCCGACTATTGATCCTTTAACTCAAAGTCCGTTTTCTCCCGAAGAATTGATTACCTTAACCATGAAAAATGAAATGGTTGCTGCAACTGACAGTCTTGATGCTAAATTACAGAGATGGCAAGATGGTAGCAGTATTCTTGCTAGAGATTGGATAGCAGAAATCTATCAAGATGTTTGGAGTATTACTAAACAACAGGGCTTTAGTTGTTTCCTATCCCCCTTGCAAAAAATCCTGCGGGAAGGCAATGAAGCTCAACAGTGGTTGCAATTACATAAGGTCGGCGTTGATATTCAACGTGTGATGACTCAAGCGATTCTTGCTACCCAAGAACGGGAAACTGAACTAGAAAGCAAACTATGTTCATCTATCAGGGAATAG
- a CDS encoding diguanylate cyclase — MILPNTDIIGAMAIAQRIHDAIKDLAIPHQASKVSDTVTISLGITSQIPAAELSEATLIEQADQALYRAKQQGRNQFVIFFV, encoded by the coding sequence GTGATTTTACCTAATACTGATATTATAGGAGCAATGGCGATCGCCCAACGGATTCATGATGCAATTAAAGATTTAGCCATTCCTCACCAAGCCTCAAAAGTAAGTGATACAGTAACCATTAGTCTTGGTATAACTAGCCAAATACCTGCTGCTGAATTATCAGAAGCTACTCTAATTGAACAAGCTGATCAAGCACTCTACCGCGCTAAACAACAAGGACGCAATCAATTCGTGATATTCTTTGTATAA
- a CDS encoding phosphomannose isomerase type II C-terminal cupin domain — MNQNEVEILSNLSINSSHAGNRYWGYVEVIEEGQNYRISRVEIKPKHGIKAQIHYHRHEHWVVVSGVARVTCGDQEILLNHNQSTYVPAATLHKVENPGLIPLIILEIQNGEYLGEDDIERPVEEKII; from the coding sequence ATGAATCAAAACGAAGTGGAAATACTATCAAATCTGAGTATAAATTCGTCTCATGCAGGAAATCGCTATTGGGGCTATGTGGAAGTTATCGAAGAAGGACAAAATTATCGGATCAGTCGGGTAGAAATCAAGCCTAAACATGGCATTAAAGCCCAAATCCATTACCATCGTCATGAACATTGGGTAGTGGTTTCTGGCGTGGCTAGGGTAACTTGTGGAGATCAAGAAATATTACTCAATCACAATCAATCAACTTATGTGCCAGCAGCCACACTGCACAAGGTAGAAAATCCCGGTTTGATTCCTTTGATAATCTTGGAAATCCAAAATGGCGAGTATTTGGGTGAGGATGATATAGAACGTCCCGTGGAGGAAAAGATTATTTAA
- a CDS encoding EAL domain-containing response regulator: MSKILVIEDEESVRDNLLDLLETENFEPVASANGRIGVEMAISEYPDLILCDIMMPELDGYGVLKALRQEPSTSTIPFIFLTANAAKSDFRQGMNMGADDYLTKPFTRAELLSAVLNKLEKYANLKKNLSTISHKLTSRMQLVLNQLKLAIKEKNYEGFEIHYQPIIDMNTGRITSAESLLRWQNAELGRISPQEFIPLAESHGLIIDIGNWVFKTVGQQMQIWQDIGIHNLTIAVNLSPVEFNQVNLIPKVINLISSHNIQANCLELELTERMIMEDMNLAITTMEKLRSFGVKIAIDDFGVSNNSLMYLKQLPMDTLKIDRDFIKDINNDYRKAAITKSLIQLGHDLHLKIIAEGVETEAELALLRENSCDAIQGFIYSPALPALEFYKLLLTNKSFSV, encoded by the coding sequence ATGTCGAAAATTCTAGTTATTGAAGATGAGGAATCAGTACGAGATAATTTATTAGATCTACTAGAAACTGAGAATTTTGAACCCGTAGCATCTGCTAATGGTAGAATAGGTGTAGAGATGGCTATATCAGAATATCCAGATTTAATTCTCTGTGACATAATGATGCCAGAACTAGACGGTTATGGCGTATTAAAAGCATTACGTCAAGAGCCATCAACATCAACTATCCCTTTCATTTTTTTGACTGCTAATGCTGCTAAATCTGATTTCCGTCAAGGGATGAATATGGGAGCAGATGATTACCTGACTAAGCCATTTACCAGGGCTGAATTATTGAGTGCTGTTTTGAACAAGTTGGAAAAATATGCAAATTTAAAGAAGAATTTGTCGACTATTTCTCATAAATTAACATCGAGAATGCAGCTAGTTTTAAATCAGTTGAAACTGGCAATAAAAGAGAAAAATTATGAGGGTTTTGAGATTCATTACCAACCAATCATTGATATGAATACTGGCAGAATTACTTCCGCAGAAAGTCTGTTGCGTTGGCAGAATGCAGAGTTAGGAAGAATATCACCACAGGAATTTATTCCTTTGGCAGAGTCTCATGGATTAATTATTGATATTGGTAATTGGGTTTTCAAGACAGTTGGCCAGCAAATGCAAATTTGGCAAGATATTGGCATTCATAACTTAACGATAGCGGTTAATCTCTCACCAGTTGAATTTAATCAAGTAAATTTAATTCCCAAAGTTATTAATTTGATATCTAGCCATAATATTCAAGCAAATTGTTTAGAGCTTGAATTAACAGAAAGAATGATTATGGAAGATATGAATTTGGCTATAACTACCATGGAAAAATTACGCTCTTTTGGAGTAAAAATTGCCATTGATGATTTTGGAGTTAGCAATAATTCCTTAATGTATCTTAAACAATTACCAATGGATACACTCAAAATTGATCGTGATTTTATCAAAGATATTAATAATGATTACCGCAAAGCAGCAATTACAAAAAGTTTGATTCAATTAGGACATGATCTTCATCTGAAAATTATTGCTGAAGGGGTGGAAACTGAAGCAGAATTAGCACTTTTACGGGAAAATAGCTGTGATGCAATTCAAGGTTTTATATATAGTCCAGCCTTACCTGCGTTAGAATTTTACAAGCTATTATTAACTAATAAATCTTTTTCTGTTTAG
- a CDS encoding family 10 glycosylhydrolase, which produces MTKKIFGFVILNINLLLFNVLGVLPAKAIKDRPVFSVVNSQNNPEQWQGISNRLQKLNVNYCVIPLSQVKHKDDWGKPQVLFLPNVEVLTTEQAIALDQWVSQGGYLIASGPVGNLSTPGVRQLLRKLLGGYWGFSLNTTENLQPTNTTVPDWINQKELFGAIKGGVIIPNNSPTQSTVVWNAKDRLTAILTTEKSTLLGWNWGINTAASAGLDIAWLKVSLSRYLKLPVNSKQKIANPAPNCQPNLITEPPKLQTSEKPTVTAKLQPVKKTVKKPTVTSQLPAESKNTGLSIVSKLTTENLIDPINQLEQNVRLDVIPNSNEPIDQKEAISLQKELENLIGRIESTHLAVSAYNSYKNINNSATTSPLEKTETIKTASSNQQTANLAETFTKARETTKNLPLLIQQKKYALARQTWLQAKANLWQQFPVNQRLAQPEIRAIWLDRGTIIKAGNEAELAKIFDKLARAGINTIFLETINASYPIYPSQVAPQQNPLIRGWDPLESAVKLAHSRGMELHAWVWVFAAGNSRHNEIINVNPDYLGPVLAANPDWANYDNKGNIIPVGQTKPFLDPANPQVREYLIKLYTEIVTKYQVDGIHLDYIRYPFQDPFVGRSYGYGKAARAQFQQQTGIDPLNISPNQRDLWQQWTAFRTQQVDSFVAELSQTLRKKRNTLILSVAVFPLPEYERIEKIQQHWEVWARRGDIDLIMPMTYALDTPRFQGLAQPWINSTKLGATLLIPGIRLLSLPTMGAFDQLQLLRDLPVNGYALFAAENFNPELEQMFNSTQGIKNEPMPQRQPFRTAAFRYAALQREWQVVENNGQLPISAMTSAEFKKLDQDLQDALNQLASVPSAINLITVREALNNVQSQFSQMQAKNQPYAYQVKVWENRLLAIERLIRFGERRLNVRQRNGINVK; this is translated from the coding sequence ATGACTAAAAAAATATTCGGATTCGTTATTTTAAATATTAATCTGTTGTTGTTTAATGTTTTGGGTGTATTGCCAGCTAAAGCTATTAAGGATAGACCTGTATTTAGTGTGGTTAATAGTCAAAATAATCCTGAACAATGGCAAGGAATTAGCAACCGATTACAAAAGCTAAATGTGAACTATTGTGTGATTCCTTTGAGTCAGGTTAAACATAAGGATGATTGGGGTAAACCACAGGTATTATTTTTGCCCAATGTCGAGGTATTGACAACGGAACAGGCGATCGCTTTAGATCAATGGGTAAGTCAAGGTGGATATTTAATCGCTAGTGGACCAGTTGGTAATTTATCCACTCCTGGAGTTCGTCAATTATTACGAAAACTCTTAGGAGGTTATTGGGGATTTAGTTTAAATACTACTGAAAATCTACAACCTACAAATACCACTGTTCCTGATTGGATAAATCAAAAAGAATTGTTTGGTGCAATTAAAGGGGGGGTAATTATTCCCAATAATTCTCCTACTCAAAGTACAGTCGTTTGGAACGCTAAAGATCGTCTAACAGCAATATTAACAACTGAAAAATCTACCTTATTAGGTTGGAATTGGGGAATAAATACAGCAGCATCTGCGGGATTAGATATTGCTTGGTTAAAAGTATCTTTAAGTCGTTATTTAAAATTACCAGTTAATAGCAAACAGAAAATTGCCAATCCTGCGCCAAATTGTCAGCCCAATCTAATTACTGAACCCCCAAAACTGCAAACTTCTGAAAAACCAACTGTTACTGCTAAGTTACAACCAGTTAAAAAGACTGTTAAAAAACCAACTGTTACTTCCCAATTACCAGCAGAATCTAAAAATACAGGATTATCAATTGTTTCTAAACTCACCACCGAAAATTTAATTGATCCAATTAATCAACTAGAACAAAATGTCCGTTTAGATGTTATACCCAATTCTAACGAACCGATTGATCAAAAAGAAGCAATTTCCTTGCAAAAAGAATTAGAAAATCTCATTGGTAGAATAGAAAGTACCCATCTAGCAGTATCAGCTTATAATAGTTATAAAAATATCAATAATAGTGCCACGACTTCCCCCTTGGAAAAAACAGAAACAATAAAAACAGCATCTTCCAACCAACAAACAGCAAACTTAGCAGAAACCTTCACAAAAGCTAGAGAAACAACCAAAAATCTCCCCTTATTAATCCAACAAAAAAAGTATGCTCTAGCGCGGCAGACATGGTTACAAGCTAAAGCAAATTTATGGCAGCAATTTCCAGTTAATCAACGATTAGCACAACCAGAAATTCGGGCAATTTGGTTAGACAGAGGCACGATTATTAAAGCAGGTAATGAAGCCGAATTAGCCAAAATATTTGATAAACTAGCACGAGCCGGAATTAATACCATTTTTCTGGAAACCATCAATGCTAGTTATCCTATTTATCCCAGTCAGGTAGCACCCCAACAAAACCCCTTGATTCGTGGTTGGGACCCCCTAGAAAGTGCTGTAAAACTAGCTCACTCACGGGGGATGGAGTTACACGCTTGGGTGTGGGTATTTGCCGCTGGTAATAGCCGTCATAATGAAATTATTAATGTTAATCCTGATTATTTAGGACCCGTACTAGCAGCAAATCCTGATTGGGCTAATTATGACAATAAAGGTAATATTATTCCCGTTGGTCAAACTAAACCTTTTTTAGATCCAGCTAATCCCCAAGTCCGAGAGTATTTAATCAAACTGTATACAGAAATTGTTACCAAGTATCAAGTAGATGGTATCCATTTAGATTATATTCGTTATCCTTTCCAAGACCCCTTTGTTGGTCGCAGCTATGGCTATGGTAAAGCAGCAAGGGCGCAATTTCAACAACAAACGGGGATTGACCCCTTAAATATCTCTCCCAATCAACGGGATTTGTGGCAACAGTGGACAGCATTCCGGACTCAACAGGTTGATAGTTTTGTAGCTGAACTATCGCAGACATTACGAAAAAAACGTAACACTCTCATTCTCTCAGTAGCCGTTTTTCCCTTACCAGAATATGAACGCATAGAAAAAATTCAACAACATTGGGAAGTATGGGCCAGAAGAGGAGATATAGATTTAATTATGCCCATGACCTATGCTTTGGATACACCTCGGTTTCAAGGATTAGCCCAACCCTGGATTAATTCTACAAAATTGGGTGCTACTTTGTTAATTCCGGGAATCCGTCTATTATCATTACCAACTATGGGTGCATTTGATCAACTGCAACTGCTGCGAGACTTGCCAGTTAATGGTTATGCGTTGTTTGCAGCGGAAAATTTTAATCCTGAACTAGAACAAATGTTTAATAGTACCCAAGGGATTAAAAATGAACCTATGCCCCAGCGTCAACCTTTTCGCACTGCGGCCTTTCGTTATGCAGCTTTGCAGAGAGAATGGCAAGTGGTAGAAAATAATGGTCAATTGCCTATATCTGCAATGACCTCTGCTGAGTTTAAAAAGCTGGATCAGGATTTACAGGATGCGTTAAATCAACTAGCATCCGTACCTTCTGCCATTAATTTAATTACAGTCAGGGAAGCTCTCAATAACGTCCAGTCTCAATTTTCACAGATGCAAGCAAAAAATCAACCCTATGCCTATCAGGTTAAAGTTTGGGAAAACCGACTTTTAGCTATTGAACGACTAATCCGTTTTGGTGAAAGAAGATTAAATGTGCGGCAAAGAAATGGTATAAATGTTAAATGA
- a CDS encoding TIGR03279 family radical SAM protein — MTTIQPAKITKVLPDSIAAEIGFAAGDAIVAINGTKPRDLIDYQFLCADEILELEVLDTTGKTHHVEIEKDDDEDLGLEFDTALFDGLIQCNNRCPFCFIDQQPPGKRTSLYLKDDDYRLSFLYGSYLTLTNLTAKEWQRIEQMRLSPLYVSVHSTEADVRIRLLKNNRGGEILSQIKWFQERRLQIHAQVVVCPGINDGEHLERTLQDLTSFHAGELPTVASVAVVPVGLTRFRPQEDELIPVTKEKAQEVISQVKLLCQQFRKKFGSSGVWLADEWFLIAGEELPTEAEYEEYPQIDNGVGSIRLFIKQFTEIAREILPPKITNQRRLTWVVGNAVETAFQPLVQQLNNVQGLEVNMRALCSDYWGQSISVTGLLTGHDLLLNLKGQDLGEGILLPSVMLKHGELVFLDDMTVEEISQELNVSIFPVAGVEELINTCLE, encoded by the coding sequence ATGACTACCATTCAACCTGCTAAAATTACTAAAGTGCTTCCTGACTCAATTGCGGCTGAAATTGGCTTTGCAGCCGGTGATGCGATTGTGGCTATTAACGGCACAAAACCCCGTGATTTAATTGATTATCAGTTTTTATGTGCTGATGAAATTCTGGAATTAGAAGTTTTAGATACCACTGGAAAAACCCATCATGTAGAAATTGAAAAAGATGATGATGAGGATTTAGGACTGGAATTTGATACAGCTTTATTTGATGGTTTAATTCAGTGTAATAACCGTTGTCCCTTTTGCTTTATTGATCAACAACCACCGGGAAAACGGACTAGTTTATATTTAAAAGATGATGATTATCGCCTAAGTTTTTTATATGGTTCTTATTTAACTCTCACGAATTTAACAGCCAAAGAATGGCAAAGAATTGAACAAATGCGGTTATCACCTTTGTATGTTTCTGTCCATTCTACAGAAGCAGATGTGAGAATTAGACTATTAAAGAATAATCGAGGTGGGGAAATATTATCACAGATTAAATGGTTTCAAGAACGCAGATTACAAATTCATGCTCAAGTTGTTGTTTGTCCTGGTATAAATGATGGGGAACATCTGGAAAGGACATTACAGGATTTAACATCTTTTCATGCTGGAGAATTACCAACAGTAGCATCAGTAGCAGTTGTTCCTGTGGGTTTGACGCGGTTTCGTCCTCAAGAAGATGAGTTGATTCCTGTGACAAAAGAAAAGGCACAAGAGGTAATTTCTCAAGTTAAATTACTTTGTCAGCAATTTAGGAAAAAATTTGGTTCTAGTGGAGTATGGTTAGCTGACGAATGGTTTTTAATTGCTGGGGAAGAATTACCCACAGAAGCTGAATATGAAGAATATCCACAAATTGATAATGGTGTGGGTTCAATTCGGTTATTTATCAAACAGTTTACCGAAATTGCCAGAGAAATATTACCACCAAAAATTACCAATCAACGTAGATTAACCTGGGTTGTTGGTAATGCAGTGGAAACAGCATTTCAACCCCTGGTACAACAGTTAAATAATGTCCAAGGTTTAGAAGTGAATATGCGGGCTTTATGTAGTGATTATTGGGGACAAAGTATCAGTGTTACTGGGTTATTAACCGGACATGATTTACTTTTGAACTTAAAAGGTCAAGATTTAGGAGAGGGAATTTTATTACCTAGTGTCATGCTTAAGCATGGAGAATTGGTATTTCTCGATGATATGACAGTAGAGGAAATATCTCAAGAATTAAATGTCAGTATTTTCCCTGTAGCGGGAGTTGAAGAATTAATCAATACTTGTCTTGAATAG